The stretch of DNA CcatatatcttattttttaATCACTCTAATTACTAATCATTTACTTATCCTATCACACGTACCAAACATAGCCTATAAGAATTAATTACTTTAAtcagtcaagacatgatttaaTACACTACCGAcatggaattttttttaaataagaatTAATTACTTTAATAAGAATTAATTACTTTAATCAGTCAAGACATGATTAATTACTATATAATTACTTTAATAGATTAAAAATCAACAAGAGACCAACATGACCATCTACCGAcatggaatttttttaaaaaaattaaaatatgatttaattaatatttcaaataaaaagtatgagaaaacaacaacaaaaatctttgatatcgacgcaaaataaaatacactactTTTTATAGTGTCCGTAATATTGGACTTTACAGGATGAGATGAATGGTGTATGCTTTGTTCCGATGGTAACCATTCCTAGCTAATTAGAATTTTTATGTGAATGGGACAATCATGTGattattaattgattttatttgtCAATATAACACTGAaatcaatttatatatatagtcTTCCTACGTACTTTAACTAATTACATGAAAATATAAATTAGcgatatgaaaaaaaaatacaatatttttgtATTCCTTTTTAATTTGGTTAAAATTAAATGATCAATTAATAAGTTGCTGATATTCAACGATGTAAATATATACTGATCGGACATGTATTACCCATCGGACTAGTACTCAAAAGGGTACTTTGTACACTAAATCTCCACAATTCTTGTTACTGGGGAACAAATACTATTTATGCCTATTTTCCCAGAAAAAAAAGTCtggaaattttatttgaaatttcTGAAATTCGTACTCTTTGAGTCTAAACTAAACCACATCAAAATATCACTATTAAAACATGTATTGATTAATCATTAATTTGTGTATCACGTTATAAAACATAGCCAGATTTTCGGACTTGGGCGACAAAATTTAAGAAGCTACATATAATGttcataaatttcaaaaatgaGGGTATTTACTTTGATAGTTAAAagtatatattttcaaaaaggcAGCCTTACCAAAAAAGGGAGAGAGAAAAATTCGTTAACAAATTACCTTTACTTGAGCAatttaaatgtaaataaatCCGAGTAAAAAAAATCCGGCAATTGTTTATCGTAGGTATATAAAATTTGAATCATATTAGAAAAATGAAATTCTAACATATTTTTCCAAGTATAATCCAAGGAACATCTAAAGAAATACGAGATGTTATAGCTGATTGtgagatatttttttttaatctcgatcaactatttaattaaaaaaaatttatctcCCCGCGCGAAGGGAGAGTGTTACAGAAAATTTCTTTTCAATTTCAAGGAAAAATGGTGAAAGAGTGGAGCCATGAGGGGATTTTGGTATTGAATGGAAAGTAGATTTGGTGGAGCATTGTTTTTTATGGCCACTTTTATCTTCTTTTGTTTTGGTCAACACTGCTCTGTACTAGGactagaaaattattacaaacgAAACCGCTGAGATCCATCGTATTTCCTAGGTTGCCCATTTGTCTTTGGACTgggcaataaaaaaaaattatatatatatatgtatgtatatatatatatatatgtatgtatgtgtgtgtgaaaCGTGAAGAGAaagttaatttattaaataattgtcaTCAGAGGAAcgattataataataataatagtaataaataaataaaatactttGTAGTCAATACGTGTCATTTTGTATAAAATCAAATTTACGCTATAGTTTTAGATACCTAATACATATTGACAAGtctgattatttataataagaTTAAGTTTGGTTGGAGGATAAAATAataaagagtgggtctcatgtgagaccgtctcacatatcataatatgtgagacgggtcggtcctacctatattcacaataaaaattagtactcttagcataaaaagtaatactttttcatggatgacccaaataagagatccgtctcacaaatacgacccgtaagaccgtctcacacaagtttttgtcaataatAAAATGATTAAGAGAGAAATGATAAAAAGAATGATTGAAGTagataatgataaaataatattatgtttggtatgattattAAAAATGAGATAATTAAGAATCTTTTGATAAATTGACAAAATTGCTCTTCCATTTTTGCGGCAGTCGGCTGTCGGAGGTGGTCGGCCAGCGCCGGGAGGCGCCGTCCGGCGGTCGGTGGAGGGAAGTGTACGTGAATTTGgatttaggagaagggtaaaattagaAAAATAAGATGAATTAAGAGtgagataaataatcctagggggtgaggagTGATTGTTGTAACCCACCTAATATAACATAATCATTCGTAGGAGTGATTAACttgattaaataaaaaatgtacTAAACATGAGATTAGAtggattaaaaaaaataaacccatCTAATCAAAACAACCAAACGCAGCTTAAAAGAAATATATCTTATTAAAAAGGTGATATAGACTTGTTATTAAGTATCAATCGATATTGTTCCTTACACATTTGAAAATTGATATAAGAAAAAAATGTTAGGTACGTACATATGTAAAAAGTTTCCAAGAAATTCAATGTTGGAGAAAAAACAAACAGCAAAAGGACTCTACCGACCCCACCAGACCCCAACAAAAagtagaaaaaagaaaaagcccttgaaataaaataatggtGTATCAAACAAAACCTCTCCATCAAATACAGtgagtttattttaaaaacaataCGGTATTTGTTGATTAGTAGTTGTTTAATACGTAGCTACATTAATTCTGTACGTCGTGTATGTTTTTTTTGTTAAACGGTCTTATGACTTTATATCTATGAGCATAAATATGGGAACATCAAATATGTATTtacattaaaaattaatatttttaatgtaaATAGGTCAATGTTATTTCAACAAAAAAGAGTTTTTAAAAACAGAACGACATCATCTCTATTTGGTTAATTTTCAATTAAGAAATTTtcgataatattaatattatcttaTTTATTCAGTTCGTTCATAATGATAGATTGATGAAATTTTTATCATTGTTGTCATTTGTTGATGAAATTTgattcattattattattttgcttTTGTCGTGCACGTCCATAAAATGACAACATAAGTAACTGATTCATAAATTGTCTTAAAAATTTCAGGAGACTTTGCATTTCTTTAAAAAACCATGGATTGTCTTATCAAATATAAACAAAGTAGAAGAAAATCTATAAAAATTAGAATTTGTTGGGTATAATTCagaacaaaatataaacataatGAAAGTTTTCGAACAAAAGAAAATCATAATGCTTGTATTCGATTACCTAAATCACTAGTTAGTGAGAGATCATACTAAATAAGAcgatgaaaaaatataatataataaatattattctaaATATGTATTGAATATAATTTGGTTACAAATATATTCAGTAAATTATTtgcataaaaattaattcatttaTAATTTGCACTTTATTTGGGGAATCCCAGCTCACCTTCCATTTCTCAAATTTTGTATTTGGTCGCTTTTTCAACGACGTACCATCGTGTTCTTTATAAAATTGTGTACAAATCTGTCGTCATTAATATGtcaattattataataatttgtttctggttttttttttattattataaatatgtatttatcaatcctgAAGATAATTAATTGTACatatcgtttttcttttaatcacatataattttttttgaattaaaTATAGGTGTGATgttgaaatttaaatgattCAATATATATTTGTTCATATAATTAATAGATAAATGAATTCATTGCTGTTTTTATTTGTTCAAAGgtatataaatattttgtttgggGATAAACTAaatttaaacttttttttttctatttataaagTTTTCCACTTGAATGAAATAGAAAaatgaataaattaataatgCAAAGTTTGACAAATACAATGATGTCTAAAACTTCTATTCATGAATAGAGGACAAGCGCGTCTTCCATTCATTCATATTCTTCGAAAAACTCTTgaactctctctctctctacacTAACTCCATTGCTCACTCTCTATCCCTGACTCCATTATCTCTCCTGGCGGCGCCACCTCACTCAAAGATTCGCCGCCGTGGAGTCTTCAGCCGGGGAATGCATTCATGTCACTCCATTTACCATTAAACAACCAAAAGCCGTAAAATTCTTTCAACATCAAAATTTTGACTTGTCGAGAATAATTAGAGGACATTGTCTTTCACCATGGCAGCACCAAACGCCGGCACCTCCGCCGTAGTGGAATCTTCTTCCGTCTCGTCTGACGAACTATCTGCGAAGGCGGTGCACAAGAGATACGACGGGCTGCTGATGGTACGGACGAAGGCGATCAAGGGCAAAGGTGCGTGGTACTGGGCACACCTTGAGCCGATTCTTGTGCATAATCCTGATACAGGGTTTCCCAAGGCCGTGAAGCTCAGGTGTTCCTTATGTGACGCTGTGTTCTCCGCATCTAACCCGTCGAGAACCGCCTCCGAGCACCTGAAAAGGGGCACATGCCCGAATTTCGCTTCGTCGCCGAACCCCATTTCTTCAGCGCCTCCGTCTTCTTCTGTTTCTCTTGCTAGCTTGCCGCATGCTCCTAATATTCCTTCGTCATCCCAGCCGTCGTACAACCATAGGAAGCGTAGTTCTTCTGGAGGTAATCGAGGCGTCGGTCTCGGCGGCGGAGCGGGTAGTGGGAAGTCTGGTGGTGTATTAACGACCTTGTCCGCGCACCAAATAATTGTTCCACCATTGGCTGTTGTTGACCCATCAAGATTTACAATGGATTTAGCTTACCCACCTACTGTTCCAATTGGTAGTACCAGTGCTGTCATCGTCTCTTCTAGTGCAAGTCCCGGCGGCAGGGGCAGCGGCACAGGAACTGGCACCGGCGGCGGGTTGTACTGTCATCATCAGCAGCAGCAGTTGGTTTTGTCAGGTGGGAAAGAGGATTTGGGAGCTTTAGCTATGTTGGAAGACAGCGTGAAGCGGCTCAAGAGCCCTAAAGCATGGCGTGCACCGACGTTAAGCACGGAACAGGTTGATTCCGCAATTGATCTTCTTGTTGATTGGGTTTATGATTGTTGCGGGTCAGTTACATTTTCAAGCCTCGAGCATCCAAAATTCAAAGCATTTCTGAATCACGTAGGATTGCCTGCAGTTTCAAGGAAAGAATTAGCTGGGCCTAGATTAGATGCTAAGTACGAGGAGGCTAAGGCCGAGTCTGAGGCCAAGATTCGCGATGCCATGTTCTTTCAGATTGCATCTGATGGCTGGAAGTCAAAGGATTGTTGTAGTCACTCCAGGGAGGAGAATTTGGTGAATTTAGTAAATTTGGCTGTGAATCTTCCTAATGGAACTAGTGTGTTTAGGAGGGCAGTTTTTACGAGTGGTTACCCGGTGTCGAAATATGCAGAGGAGGTTTTGCGGGATACTATTACTGAAATCTGTGGGAACAACGTACAGCATTGTGTAGGTGTAGTTTCAGACAAGTTTAAAGCTAAGGCGTTGAGGACTTTAGAGAATCAGCATCAATGGATGGTGAATCTTTGCTGTCAATATCAAGGTTTGAATGCACTGATTAAGGATTTTGGTAACGGGCTTCCTTTATTTAAGCATGTGACAGAAAATTGCTTGAAACTGGCAAATTTTGTTAACAACAAGTCTCAGATTCGTCATAGTTTTCACAAATATCAGCTGCAGGAATTCAGGCAAGCCAATTTGTTGAGAGTACCACCGGGAAGTTATGAAAGATCAGATTTTAGTCTTGTATTTGCAATGGTAGAGGACATATTGAGCTCGGCTCGGGCTCTTGAGTTGGTGTTGTTGGATGAATCATACAAGATGGTTTTAATGGAGGACCCAATTGCCAGAGAGATCGAAGAAATTATGAGGAAACCACATTTCTGGAATGAATTAGAAGCCGTGCATTCTCTAGTGAAATTAGTTAAGACCATGGCTCAAGATATCGAGACCGAAAAGCCTCGGATTGGACAATGCCTCTCCCTCTGGCAAGAGCTAAGATTAAAAGTGAAGGATTGGTGCTCTAAATTTCACATTCTTGAAGGGCCTGTCGAAAAAATAATAGAGAGAAGgttcaaaaaaaattatcatcCTGGCTGGGCTGCTGCCTTCATTCTTGATCCACTTTATCTGATTAGGGACACCAGTGGAAAATATTTACCACCCTTTAAATTCTTGACAACTGAACAAGAAAAGGATGTCGATAAACTCATAACACGTCTTGTATCGAGGGATGAAGCTCACATTGCACTGATGGAGCTTATGAAGTGGAGAACAGAAGGACTCGATCCTGTTTATGCTCAAGCAGTGCAATTTAaacaaaaggatctcaatacTGGTAAGATGAAGATTGCCAACCCCCAAAGCAGCAGGATTGTGTGGGAAACGCACTTGACTGAGTTCAAGTCATTAGGAAAGGTAGCAGTTCGGTTAATTTTCCTTCACGCGACTTCGTGCGGTTTTAAATGCAGCTTGCCTTTATTGAGGTGGATTAGTACGAATTCCCATTCAAGAGTTGGAATGGACAGGGCTCAAAAGCTAGTTTTTATTTATGCTCATTCGAAGACGGAGAAACTGGAAAATTCTGATGACGATGATAAGGAAACTGGCGGCCTTTTTACCTTGGAAAATGGTGAGGATGATGTGCTCAATGAAGTTTTTGTTGATACATCCTCTGTGTAAGATTTCCTTTGTTTTCTTCCTTTCGCATTTCAATCGGTAGGTCAGTTTATATT from Primulina eburnea isolate SZY01 chromosome 6, ASM2296580v1, whole genome shotgun sequence encodes:
- the LOC140834613 gene encoding uncharacterized protein isoform X3; this encodes MAAPNAGTSAVVESSSVSSDELSAKAVHKRYDGLLMVRTKAIKGKGAWYWAHLEPILVHNPDTGFPKAVKLRCSLCDAVFSASNPSRTASEHLKRGTCPNFASSPNPISSAPPSSSVSLASLPHAPNIPSSSQPSYNHRKRSSSGGNRGVGLGGGAGSGKSGGVLTTLSAHQIIVPPLAVVDPSRFTMDLAYPPTVPIGSTSAVIVSSSASPGGRGSGTGTGTGGGLYCHHQQQQLVLSGGKEDLGALAMLEDSVKRLKSPKAWRAPTLSTEQVDSAIDLLVDWVYDCCGSVTFSSLEHPKFKAFLNHVGLPAVSRKELAGPRLDAKYEEAKAESEAKIRDAMFFQIASDGWKSKDCCSHSREENLVNLVNLAVNLPNGTSVFRRAVFTSGYPVSKYAEEVLRDTITEICGNNVQHCVGVVSDKFKAKALRTLENQHQWMVNLCCQYQGLNALIKDFGNGLPLFKHVTENCLKLANFVNNKSQIRHSFHKYQLQEFRQANLLRVPPGSYERSDFSLVFAMVEDILSSARALELVLLDESYKMVLMEDPIAREIEEIMRKPHFWNELEAVHSLVKLVKTMAQDIETEKPRIGQCLSLWQELRLKVKDWCSKFHILEGPVEKIIERRFKKNYHPGWAAAFILDPLYLIRDTSGKYLPPFKFLTTEQEKDVDKLITRLVSRDEAHIALMELMKWRTEGLDPVYAQAVQFKQKDLNTGKMKIANPQSSRIVWETHLTEFKSLGKVAVRLIFLHATSCGFKCSLPLLRWISTNSHSRVGMDRAQKLVFIYAHSKTEKLENSDDDDKETGGLFTLENGEDDVLNEVFVDTSSV
- the LOC140834613 gene encoding uncharacterized protein isoform X5; translated protein: MAAPNAGTSAVVESSSVSSDELSAKAVHKRYDGLLMVRTKAIKGKGAWYWAHLEPILVHNPDTGFPKAVKLRCSLCDAVFSASNPSRTASEHLKRGTCPNFASSPNPISSAPPSSSVSLASLPHAPNIPSSSQPSYNHRKRSSSGGNRGVGLGGGAGSGKSGGVLTTLSAHQIIVPPLAVVDPSRFTMDLAYPPTVPIGSTSAVIVSSSASPGGRGSGTGTGTGGGLYCHHQQQQLVLSGGKEDLGALAMLEDSVKRLKSPKAWRAPTLSTEQVDSAIDLLVDWVYDCCGSVTFSSLEHPKFKAFLNHVGLPAVSRKELAGPRLDAKYEEAKAESEAKIRDAMFFQIASDGWKSKDCCSHSREENLVNLVNLAVNLPNGTSVFRRAVFTSGYPVSKYAEEVLRDTITEICGNNVQHCVGVVSDKFKAKALRTLENQHQWMVNLCCQYQGLNALIKDFGNGLPLFKHVTENCLKLANFVNNKSQIRHSFHKYQLQEFRQANLLRVPPGSYERSDFSLVFAMVEDILSSARALELVLLDESYKMVLMEDPIAREIEEIMRKPHFWNELEAVHSLVKLVKTMAQDIETEKPRIGQCLSLWQELRLKVKDWCSKFHILEGPVEKIIERRFKKNYHPGWAAAFILDPLYLIRDTSGKYLPPFKFLTTEQEKDVDKLITRLVSRDEAHIALMELMKWRTEGLDPVYAQAVQFKQKDLNTGKMKIANPQSSRIVWETHLTEFKSLGKVAVRLIFLHATSCGFKCSLPLLRWISTNSHSRVGMDRAQKLVFIYAHSKTEKLENSDDDDKETGGLFTLENAYDTGIVKMARPP
- the LOC140834613 gene encoding uncharacterized protein isoform X1, producing MAAPNAGTSAVVESSSVSSDELSAKAVHKRYDGLLMVRTKAIKGKGAWYWAHLEPILVHNPDTGFPKAVKLRCSLCDAVFSASNPSRTASEHLKRGTCPNFASSPNPISSAPPSSSVSLASLPHAPNIPSSSQPSYNHRKRSSSGGNRGVGLGGGAGSGKSGGVLTTLSAHQIIVPPLAVVDPSRFTMDLAYPPTVPIGSTSAVIVSSSASPGGRGSGTGTGTGGGLYCHHQQQQLVLSGGKEDLGALAMLEDSVKRLKSPKAWRAPTLSTEQVDSAIDLLVDWVYDCCGSVTFSSLEHPKFKAFLNHVGLPAVSRKELAGPRLDAKYEEAKAESEAKIRDAMFFQIASDGWKSKDCCSHSREENLVNLVNLAVNLPNGTSVFRRAVFTSGYPVSKYAEEVLRDTITEICGNNVQHCVGVVSDKFKAKALRTLENQHQWMVNLCCQYQGLNALIKDFGNGLPLFKHVTENCLKLANFVNNKSQIRHSFHKYQLQEFRQANLLRVPPGSYERSDFSLVFAMVEDILSSARALELVLLDESYKMVLMEDPIAREIEEIMRKPHFWNELEAVHSLVKLVKTMAQDIETEKPRIGQCLSLWQELRLKVKDWCSKFHILEGPVEKIIERRFKKNYHPGWAAAFILDPLYLIRDTSGKYLPPFKFLTTEQEKDVDKLITRLVSRDEAHIALMELMKWRTEGLDPVYAQAVQFKQKDLNTGKMKIANPQSSRIVWETHLTEFKSLGKVAVRLIFLHATSCGFKCSLPLLRWISTNSHSRVGMDRAQKLVFIYAHSKTEKLENSDDDDKETGGLFTLENGEDDVLNEVFVDTSSVSL
- the LOC140834613 gene encoding uncharacterized protein isoform X2, producing MAAPNAGTSAVVESSSVSSDELSAKAVHKRYDGLLMVRTKAIKGKGAWYWAHLEPILVHNPDTGFPKAVKLRCSLCDAVFSASNPSRTASEHLKRGTCPNFASSPNPISSAPPSSSVSLASLPHAPNIPSSSQPSYNHRKRSSSGGNRGVGLGGGAGSGKSGGVLTTLSAHQIIVPPLAVVDPSRFTMDLAYPPTVPIGSTSAVIVSSSASPGGRGSGTGTGTGGGLYCHHQQQQLVLSGGKEDLGALAMLEDSVKRLKSPKAWRAPTLSTEQVDSAIDLLVDWVYDCCGSVTFSSLEHPKFKAFLNHVGLPAVSRKELAGPRLDAKYEEAKAESEAKIRDAMFFQIASDGWKSKDCCSHSREENLVNLVNLAVNLPNGTSVFRRAVFTSGYPVSKYAEEVLRDTITEICGNNVQHCVGVVSDKFKAKALRTLENQHQWMVNLCCQYQGLNALIKDFGNGLPLFKHVTENCLKLANFVNNKSQIRHSFHKYQLQEFRQANLLRVPPGSYERSDFSLVFAMVEDILSSARALELVLLDESYKMVLMEDPIAREIEEIMRKPHFWNELEAVHSLVKLVKTMAQDIETEKPRIGQCLSLWQELRLKVKDWCSKFHILEGPVEKIIERRFKKNYHPGWAAAFILDPLYLIRDTSGKYLPPFKFLTTEQEKDVDKLITRLVSRDEAHIALMELMKWRTEGLDPVYAQAVQFKQKDLNTGKMKIANPQSSRIVWETHLTEFKSLGKVAVRLIFLHATSCGFKCSLPLLRWISTNSHSRVGMDRAQKLVFIYAHSKTEKLENSDDDDKETGGLFTLENGEDDVLNEVFVDTSSVL
- the LOC140834613 gene encoding uncharacterized protein isoform X6, with the translated sequence MAAPNAGTSAVVESSSVSSDELSAKAVHKRYDGLLMVRTKAIKGKGAWYWAHLEPILVHNPDTGFPKAVKLRCSLCDAVFSASNPSRTASEHLKRGTCPNFASSPNPISSAPPSSSVSLASLPHAPNIPSSSQPSYNHRKRSSSGGNRGVGLGGGAGSGKSGGVLTTLSAHQIIVPPLAVVDPSRFTMDLAYPPTVPIGSTSAVIVSSRTGTGGGLYCHHQQQQLVLSGGKEDLGALAMLEDSVKRLKSPKAWRAPTLSTEQVDSAIDLLVDWVYDCCGSVTFSSLEHPKFKAFLNHVGLPAVSRKELAGPRLDAKYEEAKAESEAKIRDAMFFQIASDGWKSKDCCSHSREENLVNLVNLAVNLPNGTSVFRRAVFTSGYPVSKYAEEVLRDTITEICGNNVQHCVGVVSDKFKAKALRTLENQHQWMVNLCCQYQGLNALIKDFGNGLPLFKHVTENCLKLANFVNNKSQIRHSFHKYQLQEFRQANLLRVPPGSYERSDFSLVFAMVEDILSSARALELVLLDESYKMVLMEDPIAREIEEIMRKPHFWNELEAVHSLVKLVKTMAQDIETEKPRIGQCLSLWQELRLKVKDWCSKFHILEGPVEKIIERRFKKNYHPGWAAAFILDPLYLIRDTSGKYLPPFKFLTTEQEKDVDKLITRLVSRDEAHIALMELMKWRTEGLDPVYAQAVQFKQKDLNTGKMKIANPQSSRIVWETHLTEFKSLGKVAVRLIFLHATSCGFKCSLPLLRWISTNSHSRVGMDRAQKLVFIYAHSKTEKLENSDDDDKETGGLFTLENGEDDVLNEVFVDTSSVSL
- the LOC140834613 gene encoding uncharacterized protein isoform X4, translated to MAAPNAGTSAVVESSSVSSDELSAKAVHKRYDGLLMVRTKAIKGKGAWYWAHLEPILVHNPDTGFPKAVKLRCSLCDAVFSASNPSRTASEHLKRGTCPNFASSPNPISSAPPSSSVSLASLPHAPNIPSSSQPSYNHRKRSSSGGNRGVGLGGGAGSGKSGGVLTTLSAHQIIVPPLAVVDPSRFTMDLAYPPTVPIGSTSAVIVSSSASPGGRGSGTGTGTGGGLYCHHQQQQLVLSGGKEDLGALAMLEDSVKRLKSPKAWRAPTLSTEQVDSAIDLLVDWVYDCCGSVTFSSLEHPKFKAFLNHVGLPAVSRKELAGPRLDAKYEEAKAESEAKIRDAMFFQIASDGWKSKDCCSHSREENLVNLVNLAVNLPNGTSVFRRAVFTSGYPVSKYAEEVLRDTITEICGNNVQHCVGVVSDKFKAKALRTLENQHQWMVNLCCQYQGLNALIKDFGNGLPLFKHVTENCLKLANFVNNKSQIRHSFHKYQLQEFRQANLLRVPPGSYERSDFSLVFAMVEDILSSARALELVLLDESYKMVLMEDPIAREIEEIMRKPHFWNELEAVHSLVKLVKTMAQDIETEKPRIGQCLSLWQELRLKVKDWCSKFHILEGPVEKIIERRFKKNYHPGWAAAFILDPLYLIRDTSGKYLPPFKFLTTEQEKDVDKLITRLVSRDEAHIALMELMKWRTEGLDPVYAQAVQFKQKDLNTGKMKIANPQSSRIVWETHLTEFKSLGKVAVRLIFLHATSCGFKCSLPLLRWISTNSHSRVGMDRAQKLVFIYAHSKTEKLENSDDDDKETGGLFTLENEAYDTGIVKMARPP